A stretch of the Sorangium aterium genome encodes the following:
- a CDS encoding acyl-CoA desaturase: protein MEIAIVLIAHSTLSVFFQTFFLHRYASHRMFTMSKPWERIFHFLTYLTQGSSYLVPWVYAILHRMHHAYSDTPKDPHSPRYYSNVVRMMLDTAHRYDAIYDRTADVEPRFLGGYPEWPTLDRIGNAWIGRLAWGTGYVLFYVAFASHWWQFLFLPLHWTMGPLHGAIVNWCGHRYGYRNFNSDDDSRNTLVLDFVTLGELFQNNHHKYSMSPNFAVRWFEIDPAYQVIRVLAWVGIIRLSDKCQVARLEPEVAQAGG from the coding sequence ATGGAGATCGCGATCGTCCTCATCGCCCACTCTACGCTCTCGGTCTTTTTCCAGACCTTCTTCCTGCACCGGTACGCCTCGCATCGGATGTTCACGATGTCGAAGCCATGGGAGCGGATTTTCCACTTCCTCACGTACCTCACGCAGGGCTCGTCGTACCTCGTGCCCTGGGTTTACGCGATCTTGCATCGCATGCACCACGCGTACAGCGACACGCCGAAGGATCCGCACTCGCCGCGGTACTACTCGAATGTCGTCCGGATGATGCTGGACACCGCGCACCGCTACGACGCGATCTACGACCGCACAGCCGACGTGGAGCCGCGCTTCCTCGGCGGCTACCCCGAGTGGCCCACGCTCGACCGCATCGGCAACGCGTGGATCGGCCGGCTCGCGTGGGGCACCGGCTACGTGCTCTTCTACGTGGCCTTCGCCTCGCACTGGTGGCAGTTCCTTTTCCTCCCGCTCCACTGGACCATGGGCCCGCTGCACGGAGCGATCGTGAACTGGTGCGGCCACCGCTACGGCTACCGCAACTTCAACAGCGACGACGACTCCCGCAACACGCTGGTCCTCGATTTCGTGACGCTCGGCGAGCTCTTCCAGAACAACCACCACAAGTACTCGATGAGCCCGAACTTCGCGGTGCGGTGGTTCGAGATCGACCCGGCGTATCAGGTCATCCGCGTGCTTGCCTGGGTGGGGATCATCCGCCTGTCCGACAAATGCCAGGTCGCCCGGCTCGAGCCCGAGGTCGCGCAGGCCGGAGGCTGA
- a CDS encoding phosphocholine cytidylyltransferase family protein, with product MKAVIIGAGRGSRLRHLTEELPKTLVPILGRPMLDGILEALAAGGFRRSDIVFVCGYKADVIRAAYPDLTYVENRDWEQNNILLSLLCAREHLQGGFVSTYADIVYRPEIVAGLVRSPHDIALACDTDWRRRYVGRSQHPETDAEKLRAGGAEGDRVLQISRRIPSESATGEFIGVMKLSARGAGQFLAAFDAARDAFSNRPEFREGRTFQRAYLIDLLQHMIESGADLRKLDTHGGYMEIDTLEDASMADAWWRGAP from the coding sequence GTGAAGGCCGTGATCATCGGTGCGGGCCGGGGCAGCCGGCTGCGTCACCTGACCGAAGAGCTGCCGAAGACGCTGGTCCCGATCCTTGGCCGCCCGATGCTCGACGGCATCCTCGAGGCGCTCGCCGCGGGCGGCTTCCGGCGGTCGGATATCGTGTTCGTCTGCGGCTACAAGGCCGACGTCATCCGGGCCGCCTACCCGGATCTGACGTACGTCGAGAACCGCGACTGGGAGCAGAACAACATCCTTCTCTCGCTCCTCTGCGCGCGCGAGCACCTCCAGGGCGGCTTCGTCTCGACGTACGCCGACATCGTCTACCGGCCCGAGATCGTGGCGGGGCTGGTCCGCTCTCCGCACGACATCGCGCTCGCCTGCGACACGGACTGGCGGCGCCGCTACGTGGGCCGCTCGCAGCACCCCGAGACCGACGCCGAGAAGCTCCGCGCCGGCGGCGCCGAGGGGGATCGCGTCCTCCAGATCTCGCGCCGCATCCCTTCGGAGTCCGCGACCGGCGAGTTCATCGGGGTGATGAAGCTCTCGGCGCGGGGCGCCGGGCAGTTCCTGGCCGCCTTCGACGCCGCGCGCGACGCCTTCTCGAATCGGCCGGAGTTCCGCGAGGGCCGCACGTTCCAGCGGGCCTACCTCATCGATCTGCTCCAGCACATGATCGAGTCCGGCGCCGACCTCCGCAAGCTCGACACCCACGGCGGCTACATGGAGATCGACACCCTGGAAGACGCGTCGATGGCCGACGCGTGGTGGCGCGGCGCGCCCTGA
- a CDS encoding D-cysteine desulfhydrase family protein: MRKRLALSHLPTPIQRPQRLAEALGVDLYVKRDDMTAGAEAGNKIRKLEYLLAAAREEGADRVITCGGLQSNHARATALVSASLGLRSVLFLRTSDPSAHAPLEGNVLLDRLAGAEIRLISPEAYRDRSALMAEAAAEIRAAGGRPYVIPEGGSNGLGALGYVRAMEEIRKQLDLGLAGGKPFDVIVHACGSGGTAAGTALGAARYEVAGEVRSMAVCDDRATFARIVVGIMDDARALEPRLGSPAHLVIDDSAKGPAYGVSTPEQRARILQVARLSGLVLDPVYTGKAFSGLWDLAERGELSGKRVLFLHTGGLPGLLAQGATFADAL; the protein is encoded by the coding sequence ATGCGCAAACGACTCGCGCTGAGCCACCTTCCGACACCGATCCAGCGCCCGCAGCGGCTCGCCGAGGCGCTCGGCGTCGACCTCTACGTGAAGCGCGACGACATGACCGCGGGCGCGGAGGCCGGCAACAAGATCCGCAAGCTCGAGTACCTGCTCGCCGCCGCGCGGGAGGAGGGCGCCGACCGCGTCATCACCTGCGGCGGCCTCCAGTCGAACCACGCGCGCGCGACCGCGCTGGTGAGCGCCTCGCTCGGCCTGCGCTCGGTGCTGTTCCTGCGCACGAGCGACCCGTCGGCCCACGCGCCGCTCGAGGGCAACGTGCTGCTCGACCGGCTCGCCGGCGCAGAGATCCGGCTGATCTCGCCCGAGGCGTACAGGGACCGCAGCGCCCTGATGGCCGAGGCGGCCGCCGAGATCCGCGCGGCGGGCGGCCGGCCGTACGTGATCCCCGAGGGCGGCTCGAACGGCCTCGGCGCGCTCGGCTACGTGCGCGCGATGGAGGAGATCCGGAAGCAGCTCGACCTCGGCCTCGCGGGGGGCAAGCCGTTCGACGTCATCGTGCACGCGTGCGGCTCGGGCGGGACGGCGGCGGGCACGGCGCTCGGCGCGGCCCGCTACGAGGTCGCCGGCGAGGTGCGCTCGATGGCGGTCTGCGACGACAGGGCGACGTTCGCGCGGATCGTGGTCGGGATCATGGACGACGCGCGCGCGCTCGAGCCGCGCCTCGGCTCGCCCGCCCACCTCGTCATCGACGACTCGGCGAAGGGCCCTGCCTACGGGGTGTCCACGCCGGAGCAGCGAGCGCGGATCCTCCAGGTGGCGCGGCTGTCGGGCCTCGTCCTCGACCCCGTGTACACGGGCAAGGCGTTCTCCGGGCTCTGGGACCTGGCCGAGCGAGGCGAGCTCTCGGGCAAGCGGGTGCTGTTCCTGCACACCGGCGGCCTCCCCGGCCTCCTCGCCCAGGGCGCGACCTTCGCCGACGCCCTCTAG
- the hutH gene encoding histidine ammonia-lyase, whose product MLLGRPLSLADLEQVARRGRPAAICAEARERAAASRRAIDAIAAAGDAAPAVYGINTGFGALAETRIADHDIRALQRNLVRSHACGVGPELGEAEVRAMIVLRAQVIALGHSGVRTEVLDLLAALLERRVSPRIPAQGSVGASGDLAPLAHLALVLIGEGEARFEGQLMPSAVALAKAGLAPIELAAKEGLALINGTQYMTALGALALRDAAALCTVADIAGAVSLEALMGSKRPFDERLMRVRPHPGQACTAGNLRALLGGSEIMQSHADCPRVQDAYSLRCMPQVHGATRDAVAWAAEVLTREVNSVTDNPTVFLGDGPDGGAELISGGNFHGQPVALALDLAAMAAAELANISERRVEQLVNPALSTGLTPFLAPHSGLHSGFMIAQVASASLVSENKVLCHPASVDSIPSSAGREDHVSMGSISARKLAQVIENVRSSLAIELITAAQGVDQRLPLRPSAGVAAAHAAIRRVVPGLTEDRPLYRDIAAAAELIQSGALIAAVEEAVGPLN is encoded by the coding sequence TTGCTCCTCGGCCGCCCGCTCTCGCTCGCGGATCTCGAGCAGGTCGCGCGGCGCGGTCGTCCGGCGGCGATCTGCGCCGAGGCGCGCGAGCGGGCGGCGGCCTCGCGCCGCGCGATCGACGCGATCGCGGCGGCGGGCGACGCTGCGCCGGCGGTGTACGGGATCAACACCGGCTTCGGCGCGCTCGCGGAGACGCGCATCGCGGATCACGACATCCGGGCGCTCCAGCGCAACCTCGTGCGGAGCCACGCCTGCGGGGTCGGGCCGGAGCTCGGCGAGGCCGAGGTGCGCGCCATGATCGTCCTGCGCGCGCAGGTGATCGCGCTGGGGCACTCGGGGGTGCGCACGGAGGTGCTCGATCTGCTCGCCGCCCTGCTCGAGCGCCGCGTGAGCCCGCGCATCCCTGCGCAGGGGTCGGTCGGCGCGTCGGGCGATCTGGCCCCGCTAGCGCACCTCGCGCTTGTGCTCATCGGCGAGGGGGAGGCGCGCTTCGAGGGGCAGCTCATGCCGAGCGCGGTGGCGCTCGCGAAGGCCGGCCTCGCGCCGATCGAGCTCGCGGCGAAGGAGGGGCTCGCGCTGATCAACGGGACCCAGTACATGACCGCGCTCGGCGCGCTGGCGCTGCGGGACGCGGCCGCGCTCTGCACGGTCGCGGACATCGCCGGCGCGGTGAGCCTCGAGGCGCTGATGGGCTCGAAGCGCCCGTTCGACGAGCGGCTGATGCGCGTCCGCCCGCACCCGGGCCAGGCCTGCACGGCCGGCAACCTGCGCGCGCTGCTCGGGGGCAGCGAGATCATGCAGAGCCACGCGGACTGCCCGAGGGTGCAGGACGCCTACTCGCTCCGCTGCATGCCCCAGGTCCACGGCGCGACGCGCGACGCCGTCGCCTGGGCCGCGGAGGTGCTGACCCGCGAGGTCAACAGCGTCACGGACAACCCCACGGTGTTCCTCGGGGATGGACCGGATGGCGGCGCCGAGCTGATCTCGGGCGGCAACTTCCACGGGCAGCCGGTCGCGCTCGCCCTGGATCTTGCCGCGATGGCGGCGGCGGAGCTCGCGAACATCAGCGAGCGGCGGGTCGAGCAGCTGGTCAACCCCGCGCTCTCGACCGGGCTCACGCCGTTCCTGGCGCCGCACAGCGGGCTGCACTCGGGGTTCATGATCGCCCAGGTGGCGAGCGCCTCGCTGGTGAGCGAGAACAAGGTGCTCTGCCACCCTGCGAGCGTCGACTCGATCCCCTCGAGCGCCGGCCGCGAGGACCACGTGAGCATGGGCAGCATCAGCGCGCGAAAGCTCGCGCAGGTGATCGAGAACGTCCGGAGCTCGCTGGCGATCGAGCTCATCACGGCGGCCCAGGGCGTGGACCAGCGGCTCCCGCTGCGCCCCAGCGCGGGCGTCGCGGCCGCCCACGCCGCCATCCGCCGCGTGGTGCCCGGGCTCACCGAGGACCGCCCCCTCTACCGCGACATCGCGGCGGCCGCGGAGCTCATCCAGAGCGGGGCGCTCATCGCCGCGGTGGAGGAGGCAGTGGGCCCGCTCAACTGA